A region from the Actinoplanes sp. OR16 genome encodes:
- a CDS encoding sugar phosphate isomerase/epimerase, with protein sequence MLRLGSCPDSWGVWYADDPRQTPWKRFLDELTLAGYRNVELGPYGYLPTDPARLADELAARGLTCAGGTVGGVGGPHKDFPEVLAETRRVAGLTAALGAENVIFVPVPGYRDDATGGYLEASELAYGQWRSLCANADTLGRMLAEEYGLRLRFHPHADYQVENQEQVERFLDGTDPRFVSLCLDVGHLAYRGADVLGLIRAYAQRVGYVHLKQMDPDLAARAGAEDLAFGQAVAMGVSVTAPAGVPEIAPVVRALAELDRDLYVVVEQDMYPVDFDIPLPIARRTFAYLTSTGEFV encoded by the coding sequence ATGCTCCGCCTCGGCAGCTGCCCCGACTCGTGGGGCGTCTGGTACGCCGACGACCCGCGCCAGACCCCGTGGAAACGGTTCCTCGACGAGCTCACCCTGGCCGGCTACCGCAACGTGGAGCTCGGTCCCTACGGCTACCTGCCCACCGATCCGGCACGGCTCGCCGACGAACTCGCGGCGCGCGGGCTGACCTGCGCCGGCGGGACCGTCGGTGGCGTCGGCGGGCCGCACAAGGACTTCCCCGAGGTGCTCGCCGAGACCCGGCGGGTGGCCGGACTGACCGCCGCCCTCGGCGCCGAGAACGTGATCTTCGTGCCGGTGCCGGGCTACCGCGACGACGCCACCGGCGGCTATCTGGAGGCGAGCGAGCTGGCGTACGGGCAGTGGCGCTCGCTCTGCGCCAACGCCGACACGCTCGGCCGGATGCTCGCCGAGGAGTACGGCCTGCGGCTGCGCTTCCACCCGCACGCCGACTACCAGGTGGAGAACCAGGAGCAGGTGGAGCGGTTCCTGGACGGCACCGACCCGCGGTTCGTCTCGCTCTGCCTGGACGTCGGCCACCTGGCCTATCGCGGGGCGGACGTGCTCGGACTGATACGGGCGTACGCACAGCGCGTGGGCTACGTACACCTCAAGCAGATGGACCCGGATCTCGCTGCTCGCGCCGGCGCCGAGGATCTGGCCTTCGGCCAGGCCGTGGCCATGGGCGTGAGCGTGACCGCCCCGGCCGGCGTCCCGGAGATCGCGCCGGTCGTGCGAGCGCTCGCGGAGTTGGACAGAGATCTATACGTTGTCGTCGAACAGGACATGTACCCGGTCGACTTCGACATCCCGTTGCCGATCGCCCGCCGCACGTTCGCCTATCTGACGTCAACAGGGGAGTTCGTATGA